In Marinicauda algicola, one DNA window encodes the following:
- a CDS encoding SO2930 family diheme c-type cytochrome: MIARLALAAAAGLALAACRGETAPPEPVFHAGEMPAALESWGQVAVSGGRLVLGEGVTAYDLNTALFSDYALKLRTVWIPEGAGPAAYDAREAFAFPVGTVITKTFYYPAGEGGFDEVVRTREAMLHFDGSALDLSGVRLIETRVLVHRESGWDAAAYVWDEAQRSARLSRTGDFIDLTLVDASGAREAFSYLVPNVNQCANCHETDTAEGGIRPIGPKARHLNRDFDYAGTRANQLERWRELGLLEGGPAADEAPSNLAWNGEMPLPAMVEPAARGYLDVNCAHCHSRTGPADTSGLFLEPWEPVGPNLGLCKPPIAAGRGTGGRLYSIVPGDAHASILVHRMESDRADIMMPELGRALADTEGVALVAAWIDQMAGGCG; the protein is encoded by the coding sequence GTGATCGCACGCCTCGCCCTCGCCGCCGCCGCGGGCCTCGCGCTCGCGGCGTGCCGGGGCGAGACGGCCCCGCCCGAACCCGTCTTCCATGCCGGCGAGATGCCCGCCGCGCTGGAGAGCTGGGGCCAGGTCGCGGTGTCCGGCGGCCGCCTCGTCCTGGGCGAGGGCGTGACGGCGTACGACCTCAACACCGCCCTGTTCTCCGACTATGCGCTGAAGCTGCGCACCGTCTGGATTCCCGAGGGCGCGGGGCCGGCGGCCTACGACGCGCGCGAGGCGTTCGCCTTCCCGGTCGGCACGGTGATCACGAAGACCTTCTACTACCCCGCCGGCGAAGGCGGGTTCGACGAGGTGGTCAGGACGCGCGAGGCGATGCTGCATTTCGACGGGAGCGCGCTCGATCTGTCCGGGGTGCGCCTGATCGAGACCCGCGTCCTGGTCCACCGCGAGAGCGGCTGGGACGCTGCGGCCTATGTCTGGGACGAGGCCCAGCGCAGCGCGCGGCTCTCGCGCACGGGAGACTTCATCGATCTGACCCTGGTGGACGCGTCCGGCGCGCGCGAGGCCTTCTCCTATCTCGTGCCGAACGTGAACCAGTGCGCGAACTGCCACGAGACCGACACCGCCGAGGGCGGGATCCGGCCGATCGGACCGAAGGCGCGCCATCTCAACCGCGATTTCGACTATGCGGGCACCCGCGCCAACCAGCTCGAGCGCTGGCGCGAACTCGGCCTGCTCGAAGGCGGTCCGGCGGCGGACGAGGCGCCGTCGAACCTCGCCTGGAACGGCGAGATGCCGCTTCCGGCCATGGTCGAGCCGGCCGCGCGCGGCTATCTCGACGTCAATTGCGCCCACTGCCACTCGCGCACCGGGCCGGCCGACACCTCGGGCCTGTTCCTGGAACCCTGGGAGCCGGTCGGGCCGAATCTCGGCCTGTGCAAGCCGCCCATCGCGGCCGGGCGCGGCACGGGGGGGCGGCTCTACTCGATCGTGCCGGGCGATGCCCACGCCTCCATCCTCGTCCACCGCATGGAAAGCGACCGGGCCGACATCATGATGCCCGAACTCGGCCGCGCGCTCGCCGACACCGAGGGCGTGGCGCTGGTCGCGGCCTGGATCGACCAGATGGCCGGAGGGTGCGGTTAA
- the polA gene encoding DNA polymerase I — protein MAVKRPLDDTSHLYLVDGSGYIFRAYHALPPLTRSDGTPVGAVQGFCNMLWKLLEDLKGEDEPTHLAVIFDYSAKTFRNEIYDQYKAHRPEPPEDLVPQFALIREATMAFDLPCIEIEGYEADDIMATYARRAVEAGAKVTLASSDKDLMQLVNGQVTMLDPMKSKRFGPEEVKEKFGVYPDRVIDVQALAGDSVDNVPGVPGIGVKTAAQLIEEYGDLETLLERAGEIKQPKRREKLIENADNARISKRLVTLKDDVEGLPGMEAFGTRDPEAGKLLAFLKSMEFRTLTRRVEEALGAGPADTTGDATAEIDRSKYETVQTIEALEAWIAKAKQARVVAVDTETDALSATRAGLVGVSLAVAPNEACYIPLAHVGGDLADGGGRPQQIDFDDAIGRLKRLLEDEAVLKIGQNFKYDLAVLSRYGIDVRPYDDTMLLSYVQESGLHNHGMDELAEMLLEHRCISFKEVCGTGKSQRSFAQCALAPATEYAAEDADVTLRLHEILKPSLSARKLTQVYETLERPMPGVLAKMELAGIKVDVAQLSRLSSDFAQKMAESEEEAHKLAGTRFNLGSPKQIGEILFGQMELPGGKKTKGGAWSTDASVLEQLAAEGHDLPQALLRWRQFAKLKSTYSDALKEAINPDTGRVHTSFSLAATSTGRLSSSEPNLQNIPIRTEEGRKIREAFIAEEGHVLVAADYSQIELRLLAHIAGIDALKEAFKAGKDIHAMTASEMFGVAMEDMDPATRRKAKAINFGIIYGISAFGLAANLGIGRDEARQYIEAYFEKFPGIQDYMEEMKARCAFSGYVETLFGRRIHIPGIKDKNPSARQFAERQAINAPIQGSAADIIRRAMIRMDEALAEKGLKAKMLLQVHDELVFECPEDEAEDLIPLVQGVMGEAARPALELSVPLDVEAKAAKTWGQAH, from the coding sequence ATGGCCGTCAAACGTCCGCTCGACGACACCTCCCATCTCTATCTCGTCGACGGGTCGGGCTATATCTTCCGCGCCTATCACGCCCTGCCGCCGCTGACGCGCTCGGACGGCACGCCGGTGGGCGCGGTGCAGGGCTTCTGCAACATGCTGTGGAAGCTGCTGGAGGACCTCAAGGGCGAGGACGAGCCGACGCATCTGGCCGTCATCTTCGACTATTCGGCCAAGACCTTCAGGAACGAGATCTACGACCAGTACAAGGCCCACCGGCCCGAGCCGCCCGAAGATCTCGTGCCGCAGTTTGCGCTGATCCGCGAGGCCACCATGGCCTTCGACCTGCCCTGCATCGAGATCGAGGGCTACGAGGCCGACGACATCATGGCGACCTATGCGCGGCGCGCCGTCGAGGCGGGCGCCAAGGTGACGCTGGCGAGCTCGGACAAGGACCTGATGCAGCTCGTCAACGGCCAGGTGACGATGCTCGACCCGATGAAGTCCAAGCGCTTCGGGCCGGAGGAGGTAAAGGAGAAGTTCGGCGTCTATCCCGACCGGGTCATCGACGTGCAGGCGCTCGCCGGCGACAGCGTCGACAACGTGCCCGGCGTGCCCGGCATCGGGGTGAAGACCGCCGCCCAGCTGATCGAGGAATACGGTGATCTGGAAACCCTTCTCGAACGCGCCGGGGAGATCAAGCAGCCCAAGCGCCGCGAGAAGCTGATCGAGAACGCGGACAATGCGCGCATCTCCAAGCGGCTGGTCACGCTGAAGGACGATGTCGAGGGCCTGCCCGGAATGGAGGCGTTCGGCACGCGCGATCCCGAAGCGGGCAAGCTGCTCGCCTTCCTGAAGTCGATGGAGTTCCGCACGCTCACCCGGCGCGTCGAGGAAGCCCTGGGCGCCGGGCCTGCCGACACCACCGGCGATGCGACCGCGGAGATCGACCGGTCGAAATACGAGACCGTCCAGACGATCGAGGCGCTCGAAGCCTGGATCGCGAAGGCGAAGCAGGCACGCGTCGTCGCCGTGGACACCGAGACCGACGCCCTGTCCGCGACGCGCGCCGGCCTCGTGGGCGTTTCCCTCGCCGTCGCGCCGAACGAGGCCTGCTACATTCCGCTCGCACACGTGGGCGGCGATCTCGCCGATGGCGGCGGCAGGCCGCAGCAGATCGATTTCGACGACGCGATCGGGCGGCTGAAGCGCCTGCTGGAGGACGAGGCGGTTCTGAAGATCGGCCAGAACTTCAAGTACGATCTCGCCGTGCTCAGCCGCTACGGCATCGATGTGCGTCCCTATGACGACACCATGCTGCTGTCCTACGTGCAGGAGTCCGGTCTGCACAATCACGGCATGGACGAGCTCGCCGAGATGCTGCTCGAGCATCGCTGCATCTCGTTCAAGGAGGTGTGCGGCACGGGCAAGAGCCAGAGGAGCTTCGCCCAGTGCGCGCTCGCACCCGCGACCGAGTACGCGGCCGAGGATGCCGACGTCACGCTGCGCCTGCACGAGATCCTGAAGCCCTCCCTGTCCGCGCGCAAGCTCACGCAGGTCTACGAGACGCTGGAGCGGCCCATGCCGGGCGTGCTGGCGAAGATGGAACTGGCCGGCATCAAGGTCGACGTCGCCCAGCTGTCGCGCCTGTCCTCGGACTTTGCCCAGAAGATGGCCGAGAGCGAGGAGGAGGCCCACAAGCTGGCCGGCACGCGGTTCAATCTCGGCAGCCCCAAGCAGATCGGCGAGATCCTGTTCGGCCAGATGGAGCTGCCCGGCGGCAAGAAGACCAAGGGCGGGGCCTGGTCGACCGATGCCAGCGTGCTCGAACAGCTCGCCGCCGAAGGCCATGACCTGCCGCAGGCGCTGCTGCGCTGGCGCCAGTTCGCCAAGCTGAAATCGACCTACTCGGACGCGCTGAAGGAGGCGATCAACCCGGACACCGGCCGCGTGCACACCAGTTTCTCGCTCGCGGCGACGTCGACCGGGCGCCTGTCCTCCTCCGAACCCAACCTGCAGAACATCCCGATCCGCACCGAGGAGGGCCGCAAGATCCGCGAGGCCTTCATCGCCGAGGAGGGCCATGTCCTCGTCGCCGCGGACTATTCCCAGATCGAATTGCGCCTGCTCGCCCACATCGCCGGCATCGACGCGCTGAAGGAGGCGTTCAAGGCGGGCAAGGACATCCACGCCATGACGGCGTCGGAAATGTTCGGGGTGGCGATGGAGGACATGGATCCGGCCACGCGCCGCAAGGCCAAGGCGATCAATTTCGGCATCATCTACGGCATCTCCGCCTTCGGGCTGGCGGCGAATCTCGGGATCGGGCGCGACGAGGCACGCCAGTATATCGAGGCCTATTTCGAGAAGTTCCCGGGCATCCAGGACTACATGGAGGAGATGAAGGCGCGCTGCGCCTTCTCCGGCTATGTCGAGACCCTGTTCGGCCGGCGCATCCACATACCCGGCATCAAGGACAAGAACCCGAGCGCGCGCCAGTTCGCCGAGCGCCAGGCGATCAACGCGCCGATCCAGGGCAGTGCCGCCGACATCATCCGCCGCGCGATGATCAGGATGGACGAGGCGCTCGCGGAAAAGGGCCTGAAGGCGAAGATGCTGCTTCAGGTCCACGACGAGCTGGTCTTCGAATGTCCCGAGGACGAGGCCGAGGACCTCATCCCGCTCGTCCAGGGCGTGATGGGCGAGGCGGCCCGGCCGGCGCTGGAACTTTCCGTCCCGCTCGATGTCGAGGCCAAGGCGGCGAAGACCTGGGGCCAGGCGCACTAG
- a CDS encoding zinc-finger domain-containing protein, with the protein MCDGGGGALGHPRVYYELGDEGFVECGYCDRRFVLEGGPADER; encoded by the coding sequence ATGTGCGACGGCGGCGGCGGCGCGCTCGGCCATCCGCGGGTCTATTACGAGCTCGGCGACGAGGGCTTCGTGGAATGCGGCTATTGCGACCGCCGCTTCGTGCTCGAGGGCGGGCCCGCCGACGAGCGGTGA
- a CDS encoding host attachment protein — MRPMPDDKLWVVAFDGGKALFLENKGFYDAPDLQLVSKHDNDNPPDREQTTDAPGRLQDAGSGSKGNMNLGEGLAHGRSSVQQTDRHEMEKRRFVDRMIERLNEEARKDTFDHILLIAADKALGEAREEYSDKLKGKIIAEEPANVVNEPIDKLESRVKSLLAELIDEPRPSHRDLTGPGRG; from the coding sequence ATGCGTCCGATGCCCGACGACAAGCTGTGGGTGGTCGCCTTCGACGGCGGCAAGGCCCTGTTTCTGGAGAACAAGGGGTTCTACGACGCGCCCGACCTGCAGCTCGTCTCCAAGCACGACAACGACAACCCGCCCGACCGCGAGCAGACCACGGACGCGCCCGGCCGCCTCCAGGACGCCGGCTCGGGCTCGAAGGGCAACATGAATCTCGGCGAAGGCCTCGCCCACGGCCGCTCCTCGGTACAGCAGACCGACCGGCACGAGATGGAGAAGCGCCGCTTCGTCGACCGCATGATCGAGCGGCTCAACGAGGAAGCGCGCAAGGACACGTTCGATCACATCCTCCTCATCGCCGCCGACAAGGCGCTCGGCGAGGCCCGCGAGGAGTATTCCGACAAGCTGAAGGGCAAGATCATCGCCGAGGAGCCGGCGAACGTGGTCAACGAGCCGATCGACAAGCTGGAGAGCCGCGTGAAGAGCCTGCTCGCCGAGCTCATCGACGAACCGCGCCCGAGCCATCGCGACCTCACCGGCCCCGGCCGCGGCTGA
- a CDS encoding EAL domain-containing protein, which yields MLARFVTFAFAAADLLIETDAQGAITFASGATSLAPKGSASPGKPLSGLFPLNRRQAVELVLAGAAEDRRLGPVMLELGGKPVRLSGWRLKDSDTIGWAIELADRLPDIAHEKRRLGSALPALVEKRRKARAPLSYALVHLADAPNGEPELTAFFSSLDTLARAAALEEAGGLTADRVVLAACESEAGVVQLGSAVGDICDHAGLSRDSVKTCMLADDPELAGDQVVAALQAIADMIDETGKMPEAGTLAAAARSIAEQRHRRLSSLSAVIRGRRIEPHAQVLVDAVTGEEAGYELLARLPGGRVFEPGVLLAEQFGMARDLDLSMLEFAIEFLENGERRPPIAVNLSGTTLSDMDAAGQIITRVERTRIDRRRLSFEVTESARIGNFDLAAKLLTRLRGFGCKVALDDFGSGACGLEYLQRLPCDQVKFEVTLIDNAMKTRTAFDVARASFKLVEVLGLSTAVERIETENQAALARKLGAARLQGWLFGKAMPLGTLMEIHKPDQRRAAS from the coding sequence ATGCTCGCCCGCTTTGTGACCTTCGCCTTCGCCGCCGCCGACCTTCTCATCGAGACAGACGCACAGGGGGCGATCACCTTTGCATCCGGCGCCACGAGCCTCGCGCCGAAGGGCTCTGCTAGCCCCGGAAAGCCGCTTTCGGGCCTGTTCCCGCTGAACCGCCGCCAGGCGGTCGAGCTCGTGCTGGCTGGAGCGGCCGAGGATAGGCGTCTCGGACCTGTCATGCTGGAGCTTGGCGGCAAGCCGGTGCGCCTCTCGGGCTGGCGGCTGAAGGACAGCGACACCATCGGCTGGGCGATCGAGCTTGCCGACAGGCTTCCCGATATCGCGCACGAAAAGCGCCGGCTAGGGAGCGCACTGCCTGCCCTGGTGGAGAAGCGCCGCAAGGCGCGCGCGCCGCTTTCCTACGCCCTGGTCCATCTGGCCGACGCTCCGAACGGCGAGCCGGAGCTGACGGCGTTCTTTTCAAGCCTCGACACGCTTGCCCGCGCCGCGGCGCTCGAAGAGGCGGGCGGGCTGACCGCCGACCGCGTCGTGCTGGCCGCCTGCGAGAGCGAGGCCGGGGTGGTCCAGCTCGGCTCGGCCGTCGGAGATATCTGCGATCATGCCGGCCTGTCGCGGGATTCGGTGAAGACCTGCATGCTTGCCGACGATCCCGAGCTTGCCGGCGACCAGGTCGTCGCCGCCCTGCAGGCCATCGCGGACATGATCGACGAAACCGGCAAGATGCCCGAGGCAGGCACGCTGGCGGCGGCCGCCCGATCGATCGCCGAGCAGCGCCACCGCCGGCTGTCCAGCCTGTCGGCAGTGATCCGCGGCAGGCGGATCGAGCCGCACGCCCAGGTGCTCGTCGATGCCGTCACCGGAGAGGAAGCCGGCTACGAGCTTCTCGCCCGCCTGCCGGGCGGCCGGGTCTTCGAACCCGGGGTGCTGCTCGCCGAGCAGTTCGGCATGGCGCGCGACCTCGACCTGTCCATGCTAGAATTCGCGATCGAATTCCTGGAGAACGGCGAGAGACGCCCTCCCATCGCCGTCAACCTGTCCGGCACGACCCTTTCTGACATGGACGCGGCCGGCCAGATCATCACCCGGGTCGAACGTACCCGCATCGACCGGCGCCGCCTGTCCTTCGAGGTCACCGAGAGCGCGCGCATCGGGAATTTCGACCTGGCCGCCAAGCTGCTAACCCGGCTGCGCGGGTTCGGCTGCAAGGTCGCCCTGGACGATTTCGGTTCCGGCGCATGCGGGCTAGAGTATCTCCAGCGCCTGCCCTGCGACCAGGTCAAGTTCGAGGTCACCCTGATCGACAATGCGATGAAGACGCGCACTGCCTTCGACGTCGCGCGCGCCAGCTTCAAGCTGGTCGAGGTGCTCGGCCTGTCCACGGCAGTGGAGCGCATCGAGACCGAGAACCAGGCCGCGCTCGCCCGCAAGCTCGGGGCGGCGCGGCTGCAGGGCTGGCTCTTCGGCAAGGCGATGCCGCTCGGCACGCTGATGGAAATCCACAAGCCCGACCAACGCCGCGCAGCCAGCTGA
- a CDS encoding helix-turn-helix domain-containing protein has translation MTDTPRYDERDTPRSASALDVHIGERLRQARKLAGLSQSAMGEAVGVTFQQVQKYERGANRIPASRLYELAAVLGVPLGFFFDGFAPEGGWVHPPAAVGLKNISGPAAQGLLKALDEATEEQRVKVMAMLPGRKPA, from the coding sequence ATGACCGACACGCCCCGTTACGACGAACGCGATACCCCGCGTTCGGCTTCCGCGCTCGATGTGCACATCGGCGAGCGGCTGCGCCAGGCGCGCAAGCTCGCCGGCCTGTCGCAGAGCGCCATGGGCGAGGCCGTGGGCGTGACCTTCCAGCAGGTCCAGAAATACGAGCGCGGGGCGAACCGCATCCCGGCCTCGAGACTCTACGAGCTCGCGGCAGTGCTCGGCGTTCCGCTCGGCTTCTTCTTCGACGGCTTCGCGCCGGAAGGCGGCTGGGTCCATCCCCCGGCCGCGGTCGGCCTGAAGAACATTTCCGGCCCGGCCGCGCAGGGTCTGCTCAAGGCCCTCGACGAAGCGACCGAGGAGCAGCGGGTTAAGGTCATGGCCATGCTGCCCGGCCGCAAGCCCGCCTGA
- a CDS encoding SLC13 family permease: MAGWTSKRIGFFAGLALALVVQLIPVPDGLSREAWLLASIALLMAAWWATEAIPIAATALIPLALFPFLGIASASQAASPFASPIVMLLLGGFIVALAIERWNLHARIALNVVAAFGSRPSAMILGFMVAAALLSMWISNTATTLMMIPIALKVAEAVQKEGVNAKMFAPALALGIAYSASIGGMATPVGTPTNLIGIGFLENSFGRTIGFIDWMAVGVPAAALVIPAAWLLLTKSAFKVESRIASEAGHEAVVAELKALGPMSRPEVRVALVFSAVAVLWMGQQYVWNPLLAALSEALALPITLGVSNMQIAMAGALAMFLVPSGTAKRGEALMDWEGTARLPWGVVILFGGGLSLAAAIETSGLAEWLGAHLAIVAGLPLPLVVLILAVIVVFLTELTSNVATVSAFLPVLAALATEAGVPAELLIVPVALAASCAFMLPVATAPNAIVYASGEVSMNQMIKAGFRINLVAAPLIAVVASVVGPWVYGG, from the coding sequence ATGGCCGGGTGGACGTCGAAGCGGATCGGGTTCTTCGCAGGGCTTGCCCTGGCGCTCGTCGTCCAGCTGATCCCGGTGCCCGATGGGCTTTCGCGCGAGGCCTGGCTCCTGGCCTCCATCGCCCTGCTGATGGCGGCCTGGTGGGCGACCGAGGCGATCCCGATCGCGGCGACCGCGCTGATCCCGCTCGCGCTCTTTCCCTTTCTCGGCATCGCCAGCGCGAGCCAGGCGGCGAGCCCGTTCGCGAGCCCGATCGTCATGCTGCTGCTCGGCGGCTTCATCGTGGCGCTGGCGATCGAGCGCTGGAACCTGCACGCGCGCATCGCGCTCAACGTGGTGGCCGCCTTCGGCTCGCGGCCCAGCGCCATGATCCTCGGATTCATGGTCGCCGCCGCGCTGCTGTCGATGTGGATCTCCAACACGGCGACGACGCTGATGATGATCCCCATCGCCCTCAAGGTTGCCGAGGCCGTGCAGAAGGAGGGCGTGAACGCGAAGATGTTCGCCCCGGCCCTGGCGCTCGGCATCGCCTATTCGGCTTCGATCGGGGGGATGGCGACGCCCGTGGGCACGCCGACCAACCTCATCGGCATCGGCTTTCTGGAGAACAGCTTCGGGCGCACCATAGGCTTCATCGACTGGATGGCGGTCGGCGTTCCCGCCGCCGCGCTCGTCATCCCCGCGGCCTGGCTCCTGCTGACGAAATCCGCCTTCAAGGTGGAGAGCCGCATCGCGAGCGAGGCCGGCCACGAGGCGGTGGTCGCCGAGCTGAAGGCGCTCGGGCCCATGAGCCGGCCGGAAGTGCGCGTCGCGCTCGTCTTCTCGGCCGTCGCCGTGCTGTGGATGGGCCAGCAATATGTCTGGAACCCGCTGCTCGCCGCGCTGTCCGAGGCGCTCGCCCTGCCGATCACGCTCGGCGTCTCCAACATGCAGATCGCTATGGCCGGGGCCCTGGCGATGTTCCTCGTGCCGTCGGGCACGGCCAAGCGCGGCGAGGCGCTGATGGACTGGGAGGGTACCGCGCGCCTGCCCTGGGGCGTGGTGATCCTGTTCGGCGGGGGCCTGAGCCTTGCCGCGGCGATCGAAACCAGCGGGCTCGCCGAATGGCTCGGCGCCCATCTTGCCATCGTCGCCGGCCTGCCCCTGCCGCTCGTGGTGCTGATCCTCGCCGTGATCGTGGTCTTCCTGACCGAGTTGACGAGCAATGTGGCCACCGTCTCCGCCTTCCTGCCGGTGCTTGCCGCACTGGCAACGGAGGCCGGGGTACCGGCCGAGCTGCTCATCGTGCCGGTGGCCCTGGCGGCCAGCTGCGCCTTCATGCTGCCCGTCGCGACCGCGCCGAACGCCATCGTCTATGCCAGCGGCGAGGTGAGCATGAACCAGATGATCAAGGCGGGCTTTCGCATCAACCTCGTCGCCGCGCCGCTCATCGCGGTGGTCGCAAGCGTGGTGGGGCCTTGGGTTTACGGGGGCTAG
- a CDS encoding parallel beta-helix domain-containing protein produces the protein MNAVKTGAALSVLLLAACGGEDQTRDVSGADRAYQETLMAALLDAEPGDVIEIPAGLFVIERGLSLTVDDVTIRGAGMDETVLSFAEQRQGAEGLLVSGADNFTLENLAIEDTIGDAVKVTDGDNVTIRGVRVEWTNGPSTENGAYGLYPVQSTDVLVEDSVVIGASDAGIYVGQSDRIVVRNNRVEYNVAGIEIENSNHADVYGNVATNNTGGILVFNMPNLPRPGSGTRVYDNDVFENNTGNFGHEGTPVASVPAGTGIIINSNDAVEIFGNRLADNRTGHVIISSLFTAGFSELGVSEDFDPWPEAIHVHSNSYEGGGNNPDGLELQALKLAVAGPLGAFPNVIWDGWVDPEKTVDGELPAELRICAPGEAVLNMDGPNDYADPRIVTLDCTLEPLPEVELDR, from the coding sequence ATGAACGCTGTGAAGACCGGGGCGGCGCTGTCCGTCCTTCTCCTGGCCGCCTGCGGCGGCGAGGACCAGACCCGCGACGTGTCGGGCGCGGACCGGGCGTATCAGGAAACCCTGATGGCGGCCCTGCTCGATGCCGAGCCGGGCGACGTGATCGAGATCCCGGCCGGCCTCTTCGTGATCGAGCGCGGACTGTCGCTGACCGTCGACGACGTCACGATCCGAGGCGCGGGGATGGACGAGACCGTGCTCTCCTTCGCCGAGCAGCGCCAGGGCGCGGAAGGCCTCCTGGTCTCGGGCGCGGACAATTTCACGCTGGAGAACCTCGCCATCGAGGACACGATCGGCGATGCGGTGAAGGTCACCGACGGCGACAATGTCACGATCCGCGGCGTGCGCGTGGAATGGACCAACGGGCCCTCCACCGAGAACGGCGCCTACGGGCTCTATCCGGTGCAGTCCACCGACGTGCTGGTCGAGGATTCGGTGGTGATCGGCGCCTCGGACGCGGGCATCTATGTCGGCCAGTCCGACCGCATCGTCGTGCGCAACAACCGCGTAGAATACAATGTCGCCGGGATCGAGATCGAGAACTCGAACCATGCCGACGTGTACGGCAACGTCGCGACCAACAATACCGGCGGCATCCTGGTCTTCAACATGCCCAACCTGCCGCGCCCGGGATCGGGCACGCGCGTCTACGACAACGACGTGTTCGAGAACAATACCGGCAATTTCGGCCATGAGGGCACGCCGGTGGCGAGCGTGCCGGCCGGCACCGGCATCATCATCAATTCCAACGACGCGGTGGAGATCTTCGGCAACCGGCTCGCCGACAACCGCACCGGCCACGTCATCATCTCCTCGCTGTTCACCGCCGGCTTCTCCGAGCTCGGGGTGAGCGAGGACTTCGATCCTTGGCCGGAAGCCATCCACGTGCACTCCAACAGCTATGAGGGCGGGGGCAACAATCCCGACGGGCTCGAACTGCAGGCGCTCAAGCTCGCCGTCGCCGGCCCGCTGGGCGCGTTTCCGAACGTCATCTGGGACGGCTGGGTCGATCCGGAGAAGACGGTCGACGGGGAGCTCCCGGCCGAGCTGAGGATCTGCGCGCCCGGCGAGGCGGTGCTCAACATGGACGGGCCGAACGACTATGCCGATCCGCGCATCGTGACGCTCGACTGCACGCTGGAGCCGCTGCCCGAGGTGGAGCTGGACCGGTGA
- a CDS encoding ABC transporter ATP-binding protein produces MIDTAPDYALEAYGLQKTYAGTKSSPPKHALKGVDLKIPRGSIFGLLGPNGAGKSTFINIFAGLVNKSGGTGKIWGIDIDRQPRQARAAIGIVPQEINMDVFFTPYETLELMAGFYGVPKSERRTEEILEAVGLSDKRDAYVRMLSGGMKRRLLVAKALVHNPPVLVLDEPTAGVDIELRRQLWEYVVELNQAGTTIVLTTHYLEEAQELCDEIAIVNEGEVVACEPKEQLLKRLDRKTLVIEAVEPLTEIPEQFRDIAGTQVSIRGGALAITYKFGEVSVAELIERFRATGNRINDLRTEEPDLEDVFLSLTYGTAKGAA; encoded by the coding sequence ATGATCGACACCGCGCCCGACTATGCCCTCGAGGCCTACGGCCTTCAGAAAACCTATGCCGGGACGAAGTCGAGCCCGCCCAAGCATGCCCTGAAGGGCGTCGACCTGAAGATCCCGCGCGGGTCGATCTTCGGCCTCCTGGGTCCCAACGGGGCGGGCAAGTCGACCTTCATCAACATCTTCGCCGGCCTGGTGAACAAGTCGGGCGGCACGGGAAAGATCTGGGGCATCGACATCGACCGCCAGCCGCGCCAGGCGCGCGCCGCGATCGGCATCGTGCCGCAGGAAATCAACATGGACGTGTTCTTCACCCCCTACGAGACGCTGGAGCTGATGGCCGGCTTCTACGGGGTTCCGAAGTCCGAGCGCCGCACCGAGGAGATCCTCGAGGCGGTGGGCCTCTCCGACAAGCGCGACGCCTATGTGCGCATGCTGTCGGGCGGCATGAAGCGGCGCCTGCTGGTCGCCAAGGCGCTGGTCCACAACCCGCCCGTCCTGGTGCTCGACGAGCCGACCGCCGGGGTCGATATCGAGCTCAGGCGCCAGCTCTGGGAGTATGTCGTCGAGCTCAACCAGGCCGGCACGACCATCGTGCTGACCACGCACTATCTGGAGGAAGCCCAGGAGCTGTGCGACGAGATCGCCATCGTCAACGAGGGCGAGGTGGTGGCCTGCGAGCCGAAGGAGCAGCTCCTCAAACGCCTCGACCGCAAGACCCTCGTCATCGAGGCGGTCGAGCCGCTCACCGAGATCCCGGAGCAATTTCGCGATATTGCCGGCACGCAGGTGTCGATCCGCGGCGGCGCGCTCGCCATAACCTACAAGTTCGGCGAGGTCTCCGTCGCCGAGCTGATCGAACGCTTCCGCGCCACCGGTAACCGGATCAACGATCTTCGGACCGAGGAACCCGATCTCGAAGACGTCTTCCTGTCGCTGACCTACGGCACGGCGAAGGGCGCGGCCTGA